From Dasypus novemcinctus isolate mDasNov1 chromosome 11, mDasNov1.1.hap2, whole genome shotgun sequence, one genomic window encodes:
- the KIAA1586 gene encoding E3 SUMO-protein ligase KIAA1586 homolog isoform X1, with the protein MGDPGSEILESVPPAGPEASESTTDENEDDIQFVSEGPSRPVLEYIDLVYGDEEEPSTCHSDVLYPKMPKRQGNLLSILNVKKVKTDTESNGRNRSHCGSFKSKELNFEYVERPIIEQKPSCSSGEEIDNPVLPDCWNEKQAFMFTEQYKWLEIKEGKLGCKDCSTVRHLGSKAEKHVHVSKEWIAYLVTPNGSNKTTRQASLRKKIREHDISKAHGKIQDLLKESINDSVSNIVHKQNNKNIDSTIKVFNTVYNLVKHNRPLSDIEGAIELQEKNGEVNCLNTRYSATRIAEHIAKEMKMKIFKNIIEENAKVCVIIDEASTVSKKSTLVIYLQCAVHSAPVPIMLFVALKELVSTTAECIFNTLLATLNDCGFNNEYLKANLIAFCSDGANSMLGSKSGVATKLLENFPEIIIWNCLNHRLQLSLDDSISEIKQINHFKIFLDKIYSVYHQSNKNQTKLLETVAKDLEIEILKIGRVKGPKWAACSLQTATAVWHAYPVLYMHFSHSFSGLAKRLANINFLQDLALMIDILEEFSLLSTALQSRSTNIQKAQELIKCTIKALENLKIGTGKHESEIQDLIKSDKFKDIPFNKNNKFNALPRNMLLENIIQHMNLRLLSDGNYNETIFNYFDLLEPSTWPYEEITSPWIAGEEKLLHLCEILRYKIDLNDFREFVNNNIKSNNFSIPATIQKAKKIISAIAINSAEAERGFNLMNIICTRVRNSLTVDHISDLMTINLLGKELADWDATPFVKSWSNCNHRLATDTRVRQKSTKAFCGNQLAIWNLQ; encoded by the exons GAAGGACCATCAAGACCTGTTCTTGAATACATTGATCTGGTCTATGGTGATGAGGAAGAGCCTAGCACCTGTCATAGTGAT gttCTGTACCCTAAAATGCCAAAACGACAGGGTAATTTATTAAGCATTCTAAATGTGAAGAAGgtgaaaacagacacagaaagtaaTGGAAGGAACAGAAGTCATTGTGGATCATTTAAGTCAAAGGAACTAAATTTCGAATATGTTGAACGACCAATCATTGAACAAAAGCCGTCATGTTCATCAGGTGAAGAAATAGATAATCCTGTCCTTCCAGATTGTTGGAATGAGAAACAAGCATTCATGTTTACAGAACAGTACAAATGGCTTGAAATAAAAGAAGGTAAATTAGGGTGTAAAGATTGTTCAACAGTTCGGCATTTGGGATCCAAAGCAGAAAAACATGTACATGTTTCCAAGGAATGGATTGCATATTTAGTAACCCCCAATGGCAGTAATAAAACTACTCGGCAAGCTTCTCTGCGAAAAAAAATTAGGGAACATGACATTTCTAAAGCCCATGGAAAAATTCAGGATTTGTTAAAGGAATCAATCAATGACTCAGTTTCTAATATAGTgcataaacaaaataataaaaatatcgaTTCTACCATAAAAGTCTTCAATACTGTTTACAATTTAGTTAAACATAATAGACCTTTATCTGATATTGAAGGGGCAATAGAATTACAAGAGAAAAATGGAGAGGTCAATTGTTTAAATACACGATACAGTGCAACAAGAATAGCAGAACATAtagcaaaagaaatgaagatgaagatatttaaaaatattatagaagAGAATGCCAAAGTATGTGTCATAATTGATGAGGCATCtacagtttcaaagaaaagcacTCTAGTGATTTATCTCCAGTGTGCAGTTCATTCAGCTCCTGTACCAATAATGTTATTTGTTGCTTTAAAAGAATTAGTGTCAACCACAGCAGAGTGTATTTTCAACACCTTATTGGCAACTTTAAATGATTGTGGCTTTAATAATGAATATTTGAAAGCGAATTTAATTGCATTTTGTTCCGATGGTGCTAATTCAATGCTGGGAAGCAAGTCTGGGGTAGCTACAAAGTTGTTAGAAAATTTTCCTGAAATCATCATTTGGAACTGTTTAAATCATCGATTACAATTGTCACTTGATGATTCAATATCTGAAATAAAgcaaattaatcattttaaaatatttctggatAAAATTTATTCTGTCTATCACCAATCTAATAAAAATCAAACCAAGCTTTTAGAAACTGTAGCTAAAGACCTTGAAATTGAAATTCTTAAAATTGGTCGGGTAAAGGGACCAAAGTGGGCAGCATGTAGTTTACAAACTGCTACTGCTGTATGGCATGCATATCCTGTAttatatatgcatttttctcattctttttctggTTTGGCAAAGAGATTGGCTAATATTAATTTCTTACAAGACCTTGCTTTAATGATAGACATTCTTGAAGAATTTTCACTACTTTCAACTGCATTGCAGTCAAGATCAACTAACATTCAGAAAGCTCAAGAATTGATCAAATGCACCATAAAAGCTTTGGAAAATTTGAAGATTGGTACTGGAAAGCATGAATCTGAAATTCAGGATTTGATTAAGTCAGATAAGTTTAAAGATATTCCttttaataagaataataaatttAATGCTCTTCCTAGgaatatgttactagaaaataTAATTCAACACATGAACTTACGTCTTTTATCTGATGGAAACTACAATGAaaccatttttaattattttgatttATTAGAACCATCTACTTGGCCTTATGAAGAAATAACTTCACCATGGATAGCTGGTGAAGAAAAATTACTTCATTTATGTGAAATTTTAAGATACAAAATAGATTTGAATGATTTTCGGGAATttgtaaataataatataaaatcaaACAATTTTTCAATTCCTGCAACTATACAAAAAGCTAAAAAGATAATTAGTGCTATTGCAATTAATAGTGCTGAAGCTGAAAGAGGTTTCAATTTAATGAACATAATTTGTACAAGGGTGAGAAATAGTTTAACAGTAGATCACATATCAGATTTAATGACAATAAATTTATTGGGGAAAGAATTAGCAGATTGGGATGCAACTCCATTTGTAAAATCTTGGTCAAATTGCAACCATAGGTTAGCTACTGATACAAGAGTTCGGCAAAAATCAACGAAAGCCTTCTGTGGGAATCAATTGGCTATATGGAACTTACAATGA
- the KIAA1586 gene encoding E3 SUMO-protein ligase KIAA1586 homolog isoform X2 translates to MEGPSRPVLEYIDLVYGDEEEPSTCHSDVLYPKMPKRQGNLLSILNVKKVKTDTESNGRNRSHCGSFKSKELNFEYVERPIIEQKPSCSSGEEIDNPVLPDCWNEKQAFMFTEQYKWLEIKEGKLGCKDCSTVRHLGSKAEKHVHVSKEWIAYLVTPNGSNKTTRQASLRKKIREHDISKAHGKIQDLLKESINDSVSNIVHKQNNKNIDSTIKVFNTVYNLVKHNRPLSDIEGAIELQEKNGEVNCLNTRYSATRIAEHIAKEMKMKIFKNIIEENAKVCVIIDEASTVSKKSTLVIYLQCAVHSAPVPIMLFVALKELVSTTAECIFNTLLATLNDCGFNNEYLKANLIAFCSDGANSMLGSKSGVATKLLENFPEIIIWNCLNHRLQLSLDDSISEIKQINHFKIFLDKIYSVYHQSNKNQTKLLETVAKDLEIEILKIGRVKGPKWAACSLQTATAVWHAYPVLYMHFSHSFSGLAKRLANINFLQDLALMIDILEEFSLLSTALQSRSTNIQKAQELIKCTIKALENLKIGTGKHESEIQDLIKSDKFKDIPFNKNNKFNALPRNMLLENIIQHMNLRLLSDGNYNETIFNYFDLLEPSTWPYEEITSPWIAGEEKLLHLCEILRYKIDLNDFREFVNNNIKSNNFSIPATIQKAKKIISAIAINSAEAERGFNLMNIICTRVRNSLTVDHISDLMTINLLGKELADWDATPFVKSWSNCNHRLATDTRVRQKSTKAFCGNQLAIWNLQ, encoded by the exons GAAGGACCATCAAGACCTGTTCTTGAATACATTGATCTGGTCTATGGTGATGAGGAAGAGCCTAGCACCTGTCATAGTGAT gttCTGTACCCTAAAATGCCAAAACGACAGGGTAATTTATTAAGCATTCTAAATGTGAAGAAGgtgaaaacagacacagaaagtaaTGGAAGGAACAGAAGTCATTGTGGATCATTTAAGTCAAAGGAACTAAATTTCGAATATGTTGAACGACCAATCATTGAACAAAAGCCGTCATGTTCATCAGGTGAAGAAATAGATAATCCTGTCCTTCCAGATTGTTGGAATGAGAAACAAGCATTCATGTTTACAGAACAGTACAAATGGCTTGAAATAAAAGAAGGTAAATTAGGGTGTAAAGATTGTTCAACAGTTCGGCATTTGGGATCCAAAGCAGAAAAACATGTACATGTTTCCAAGGAATGGATTGCATATTTAGTAACCCCCAATGGCAGTAATAAAACTACTCGGCAAGCTTCTCTGCGAAAAAAAATTAGGGAACATGACATTTCTAAAGCCCATGGAAAAATTCAGGATTTGTTAAAGGAATCAATCAATGACTCAGTTTCTAATATAGTgcataaacaaaataataaaaatatcgaTTCTACCATAAAAGTCTTCAATACTGTTTACAATTTAGTTAAACATAATAGACCTTTATCTGATATTGAAGGGGCAATAGAATTACAAGAGAAAAATGGAGAGGTCAATTGTTTAAATACACGATACAGTGCAACAAGAATAGCAGAACATAtagcaaaagaaatgaagatgaagatatttaaaaatattatagaagAGAATGCCAAAGTATGTGTCATAATTGATGAGGCATCtacagtttcaaagaaaagcacTCTAGTGATTTATCTCCAGTGTGCAGTTCATTCAGCTCCTGTACCAATAATGTTATTTGTTGCTTTAAAAGAATTAGTGTCAACCACAGCAGAGTGTATTTTCAACACCTTATTGGCAACTTTAAATGATTGTGGCTTTAATAATGAATATTTGAAAGCGAATTTAATTGCATTTTGTTCCGATGGTGCTAATTCAATGCTGGGAAGCAAGTCTGGGGTAGCTACAAAGTTGTTAGAAAATTTTCCTGAAATCATCATTTGGAACTGTTTAAATCATCGATTACAATTGTCACTTGATGATTCAATATCTGAAATAAAgcaaattaatcattttaaaatatttctggatAAAATTTATTCTGTCTATCACCAATCTAATAAAAATCAAACCAAGCTTTTAGAAACTGTAGCTAAAGACCTTGAAATTGAAATTCTTAAAATTGGTCGGGTAAAGGGACCAAAGTGGGCAGCATGTAGTTTACAAACTGCTACTGCTGTATGGCATGCATATCCTGTAttatatatgcatttttctcattctttttctggTTTGGCAAAGAGATTGGCTAATATTAATTTCTTACAAGACCTTGCTTTAATGATAGACATTCTTGAAGAATTTTCACTACTTTCAACTGCATTGCAGTCAAGATCAACTAACATTCAGAAAGCTCAAGAATTGATCAAATGCACCATAAAAGCTTTGGAAAATTTGAAGATTGGTACTGGAAAGCATGAATCTGAAATTCAGGATTTGATTAAGTCAGATAAGTTTAAAGATATTCCttttaataagaataataaatttAATGCTCTTCCTAGgaatatgttactagaaaataTAATTCAACACATGAACTTACGTCTTTTATCTGATGGAAACTACAATGAaaccatttttaattattttgatttATTAGAACCATCTACTTGGCCTTATGAAGAAATAACTTCACCATGGATAGCTGGTGAAGAAAAATTACTTCATTTATGTGAAATTTTAAGATACAAAATAGATTTGAATGATTTTCGGGAATttgtaaataataatataaaatcaaACAATTTTTCAATTCCTGCAACTATACAAAAAGCTAAAAAGATAATTAGTGCTATTGCAATTAATAGTGCTGAAGCTGAAAGAGGTTTCAATTTAATGAACATAATTTGTACAAGGGTGAGAAATAGTTTAACAGTAGATCACATATCAGATTTAATGACAATAAATTTATTGGGGAAAGAATTAGCAGATTGGGATGCAACTCCATTTGTAAAATCTTGGTCAAATTGCAACCATAGGTTAGCTACTGATACAAGAGTTCGGCAAAAATCAACGAAAGCCTTCTGTGGGAATCAATTGGCTATATGGAACTTACAATGA
- the KIAA1586 gene encoding E3 SUMO-protein ligase KIAA1586 homolog isoform X3 — protein MAARAPPAPARAAGFLVGAVRPILESVPPAGPEASESTTDENEDDIQFVSEGPSRPVLEYIDLVYGDEEEPSTCHSDVLYPKMPKRQGNLLSILNVKKVKTDTESNGRNRSHCGSFKSKELNFEYVERPIIEQKPSCSSGEEIDNPVLPDCWNEKQAFMFTEQYKWLEIKEGKLGCKDCSTVRHLGSKAEKHVHVSKEWIAYLVTPNGSNKTTRQASLRKKIREHDISKAHGKIQDLLKESINDSVSNIVHKQNNKNIDSTIKVFNTVYNLVKHNRPLSDIEGAIELQEKNGEVNCLNTRYSATRIAEHIAKEMKMKIFKNIIEENAKVCVIIDEASTVSKKSTLVIYLQCAVHSAPVPIMLFVALKELVSTTAECIFNTLLATLNDCGFNNEYLKANLIAFCSDGANSMLGSKSGVATKLLENFPEIIIWNCLNHRLQLSLDDSISEIKQINHFKIFLDKIYSVYHQSNKNQTKLLETVAKDLEIEILKIGRVKGPKWAACSLQTATAVWHAYPVLYMHFSHSFSGLAKRLANINFLQDLALMIDILEEFSLLSTALQSRSTNIQKAQELIKCTIKALENLKIGTGKHESEIQDLIKSDKFKDIPFNKNNKFNALPRNMLLENIIQHMNLRLLSDGNYNETIFNYFDLLEPSTWPYEEITSPWIAGEEKLLHLCEILRYKIDLNDFREFVNNNIKSNNFSIPATIQKAKKIISAIAINSAEAERGFNLMNIICTRVRNSLTVDHISDLMTINLLGKELADWDATPFVKSWSNCNHRLATDTRVRQKSTKAFCGNQLAIWNLQ, from the exons GAAGGACCATCAAGACCTGTTCTTGAATACATTGATCTGGTCTATGGTGATGAGGAAGAGCCTAGCACCTGTCATAGTGAT gttCTGTACCCTAAAATGCCAAAACGACAGGGTAATTTATTAAGCATTCTAAATGTGAAGAAGgtgaaaacagacacagaaagtaaTGGAAGGAACAGAAGTCATTGTGGATCATTTAAGTCAAAGGAACTAAATTTCGAATATGTTGAACGACCAATCATTGAACAAAAGCCGTCATGTTCATCAGGTGAAGAAATAGATAATCCTGTCCTTCCAGATTGTTGGAATGAGAAACAAGCATTCATGTTTACAGAACAGTACAAATGGCTTGAAATAAAAGAAGGTAAATTAGGGTGTAAAGATTGTTCAACAGTTCGGCATTTGGGATCCAAAGCAGAAAAACATGTACATGTTTCCAAGGAATGGATTGCATATTTAGTAACCCCCAATGGCAGTAATAAAACTACTCGGCAAGCTTCTCTGCGAAAAAAAATTAGGGAACATGACATTTCTAAAGCCCATGGAAAAATTCAGGATTTGTTAAAGGAATCAATCAATGACTCAGTTTCTAATATAGTgcataaacaaaataataaaaatatcgaTTCTACCATAAAAGTCTTCAATACTGTTTACAATTTAGTTAAACATAATAGACCTTTATCTGATATTGAAGGGGCAATAGAATTACAAGAGAAAAATGGAGAGGTCAATTGTTTAAATACACGATACAGTGCAACAAGAATAGCAGAACATAtagcaaaagaaatgaagatgaagatatttaaaaatattatagaagAGAATGCCAAAGTATGTGTCATAATTGATGAGGCATCtacagtttcaaagaaaagcacTCTAGTGATTTATCTCCAGTGTGCAGTTCATTCAGCTCCTGTACCAATAATGTTATTTGTTGCTTTAAAAGAATTAGTGTCAACCACAGCAGAGTGTATTTTCAACACCTTATTGGCAACTTTAAATGATTGTGGCTTTAATAATGAATATTTGAAAGCGAATTTAATTGCATTTTGTTCCGATGGTGCTAATTCAATGCTGGGAAGCAAGTCTGGGGTAGCTACAAAGTTGTTAGAAAATTTTCCTGAAATCATCATTTGGAACTGTTTAAATCATCGATTACAATTGTCACTTGATGATTCAATATCTGAAATAAAgcaaattaatcattttaaaatatttctggatAAAATTTATTCTGTCTATCACCAATCTAATAAAAATCAAACCAAGCTTTTAGAAACTGTAGCTAAAGACCTTGAAATTGAAATTCTTAAAATTGGTCGGGTAAAGGGACCAAAGTGGGCAGCATGTAGTTTACAAACTGCTACTGCTGTATGGCATGCATATCCTGTAttatatatgcatttttctcattctttttctggTTTGGCAAAGAGATTGGCTAATATTAATTTCTTACAAGACCTTGCTTTAATGATAGACATTCTTGAAGAATTTTCACTACTTTCAACTGCATTGCAGTCAAGATCAACTAACATTCAGAAAGCTCAAGAATTGATCAAATGCACCATAAAAGCTTTGGAAAATTTGAAGATTGGTACTGGAAAGCATGAATCTGAAATTCAGGATTTGATTAAGTCAGATAAGTTTAAAGATATTCCttttaataagaataataaatttAATGCTCTTCCTAGgaatatgttactagaaaataTAATTCAACACATGAACTTACGTCTTTTATCTGATGGAAACTACAATGAaaccatttttaattattttgatttATTAGAACCATCTACTTGGCCTTATGAAGAAATAACTTCACCATGGATAGCTGGTGAAGAAAAATTACTTCATTTATGTGAAATTTTAAGATACAAAATAGATTTGAATGATTTTCGGGAATttgtaaataataatataaaatcaaACAATTTTTCAATTCCTGCAACTATACAAAAAGCTAAAAAGATAATTAGTGCTATTGCAATTAATAGTGCTGAAGCTGAAAGAGGTTTCAATTTAATGAACATAATTTGTACAAGGGTGAGAAATAGTTTAACAGTAGATCACATATCAGATTTAATGACAATAAATTTATTGGGGAAAGAATTAGCAGATTGGGATGCAACTCCATTTGTAAAATCTTGGTCAAATTGCAACCATAGGTTAGCTACTGATACAAGAGTTCGGCAAAAATCAACGAAAGCCTTCTGTGGGAATCAATTGGCTATATGGAACTTACAATGA